The Ipomoea triloba cultivar NCNSP0323 chromosome 4, ASM357664v1 DNA segment tttttttttatccaaCTCTGCGATTCAATTTTTAATCATTTGGATAATTTGTTTTACCCCTTGTATGACCACGAAAATGTAGAATTACAAAATTATTCCTAAAGTCAAAGTGCTTCTTCTGCTTGCAAGGCTTTTCTACCTGTTTTTTATGCTCTTAGGGCAAGAGAGGTGAACTGCTTTAGTACTTGTGTGTTCATGGGGATGGTGAGGCAGAAACTCTCATGCATATCTTCATCACTTGTAATTTGCTTGTGATTGTTGGAGTATGGAGAATATGAGAGTAAGGTTAATGGGATTCAATACTTTTGAAGAGTAGGATGCTTTCAATATATCTAATCTTCTATAGTACTACGGTATGTTTTTTGTCAAATGTAATGTATGGTTGAATTCTTCGCATGTTGACATTTTCGATAatttaagacttttttttttttttttttttttttttttNNNNNNNNNNNNNNNNNNNNNNNNNNNNNNNNNNNNNNNNNNNNNNNNNNNNNNNNNNNNNNNNNNNNNNNNNNNNNNNNNNNNNNNNttttttttttttttttttttttgaaaacgataATTTAAGACTTGATCTCATTGAGTATTGATCCTTTCttgttacaaaataaataaataaaaacaataaatctAGACCAAGATACTGTTATTGTATTCGTCTTAAGGTTCTTCAACTAGACACCACATGCAACTTTAGTTTAAAAACCATATCATAGAAAGCCATCTAGTataaaacaagactaatatctataaaaatatttgttaggAGAAAATGAACTCGACCATTAACTCCTTGGAGCAATTTTTGAGTTGGTAGCAAATAGTCAGACTCAATAATAATTACTCTAAGCACTTAAATTGTAAcatcaaaataaaaagtatttcaATGCTAAATTTGTGACAACTACATAGTAAAAATCAATAAATGGCATATCCATGAACCTCACACACCGGCACACCgctacaatttattttttctagcTTAAGCtagttgggtttttttttttttttttgaatacaactgaccctattacattgtagtatctgttcatctatacttttctcaacctgttgaagaataaagagtcaatttcgatatctcctccactgaggctcaaactcatgacctttcatttgagggaggtcactacatgccatttgagcacaaagtgcttggcAGCTAGTTGGGCTTTAATCCTGTTTGCGTGGGAAAAAAAGGCTTAGAAGGGCAAACGTGTCATTGGACCGTTCATCGTCGTTAACTCAAGTCCTCGCCGCGTGGGATTATAACCCCTTTCCCTAGTCCGGCAAAGCCCTCCTCTTCTTCAATCGAATTCTCAGGCTCTCAGCTCCCTCACCGCCGTTGTCCACCGTCGCCGGCATATTCCGGTACTAACGTAAGAAAAAAAGTACAAATGAAATAAACATACAAGGCGAAAAAACTGAAAACGATCCAAGCCGAATCATAGCAATGGGGAGACCCAAAGGAGATGGAGCTAGAAGCAAGTCGCGTCCCTCTAGCAGCAGGTTTTCCTTCTTTATCACAGTACTTTATATatcattcattttaatttcatcataGCTTTTGATTGGAAGAATAACCGAAAACACTGCTCATGTTGTTGCAGTCTAGCTGCGTCTCTACTGCCACAAGGTGCAACAACTGTAGGGTTCGGTGGCTTCGTAGGTAGTTCCCGCGTCGAGTCTTCGTTGCCATCCGAAGACGCTGCTCCTTTCCTGGTACTGAACTTCTGAAGGAGCATTATATATCTTTTATTGATCAATGTGTTATCCAAATATTAAACTGGAATTCGTAAATTGGTGTTTGAAAAACTATAATCATAACCTTTATCTGTAAGCTTTGCCAAACAGGACGAACTGTATTCTAGAATCCATATTTTACAACTAAAGACTagttgttttaattgtttattgtttGTTGCTTGTATTATCTTTTGcatttttgttgtcttttaGTGGAAGCAAATTGATGACACAAATTCAGGTGGCTGTGCAATAGTTAATGCTGTTGTTACAAAGTATGGCTTTAATTAATGATGCTAATTGGCAATGCAGGATGTTGACAGTGAAGTAGCACAGCACTTGAAAAGGCTTGCTAGAAAGGACCCTACCACCAAAGTAATGCATCACTGCAAAATTTATTTACTCTATAAATAACTTATCACCAAGGATGAGCTATTCTCCATGTGCTACATTATGTTTGATCGACATGTGGGCTCTCTGCAATTGTTGTGGGTTAATAATTGGCGCATCATATAAAAATATTGCATTCAGAATATGAAGATGTTAAATTTACTCTTTTAGATGCATTTTGAGGAACGGGCTTACctttgatttgaattttaaacatttatAGCATGTATCTATATTTCTTCTTATGTCCTTGACAAATTTCTTTGATCTTTTATTCTTCTCAGCTCAAAGCCTTGACATCACTGTCTCAGTTGTTCAAACAGAAAACTGCAAAGGAGATAGTACCTATCATTCCACAATGGGTATGTTTACTATCTCAGAAAACAAATACTGCTTATGAATTTGTTACAGTATATGGTACCTGGCTTTGTCAACACATTATTCATATATGTAATATGTTAggctcccccccccccccccccccccccctNNNNNNNNNNNNNNNNNNNNNNNNNNNNNNNNNNNNNNNNNNNNNNNNNNNNNNNNNNNNNNNNNNNNNNNNNNNNNNNNNNNNNNNNNNNNNNNNNNNNNNNNNNNNNNNNNNNNNNNNNNNNNNNNNNNNNNNNNNNNNNNNNNNNNNNNNNNNNNNNNNNNNNNNNNNNNNNNNNNNNNNNNNNNNNNNNNNNNNNNNNNNNNNNNNNNNNNNNNNNNNNNNNNNNNNNNNNNNNNNNNNNNNNNNNNNNNNNNNNNNNNNNNNNNNNNNNNNNNNNNNNNNNNNNNNNNNNNNNNNNNNNNNNNNNNNNNNNNNNNNNNNNNNNNNNNNNNNNNNNNNNNNNNNNNNNNNNNNNNNNNNNNNNNNNNNNNNNNNNNNNNNNNNNNNNNNNNNNNNNNNNNNNNNNNNNNNNNNNNNNNNNNNNNNNNNNNNNNNNNNNNNNNNNNNNNNNNNNNNNNNNNNNNNNNNNNNNNNNNNNNNNNNNNNNNNNNNNNNNNNNNNNNNNNNNNNNNNNNNNNNNNNNNNNNNNNNNNNNNNNNNNNNNNNNNNNNNNNNNNNNNNNNNNNNNNNNNNNNNNNNNNNNNNNNNNNNNNNNNNNNNNNNNNNNNNNNNNNNNNNNNNNNNNNNNNNNNNNNNNNNNNNNNNNNNNNNNNNNNNNNNNNNNNNNNNNNNNNNNNNNNNNNNNNNNNNNNNNNNNNNNNNNNNNNNNNNNNNNNNNNNNNNNNNNNNNNNNNNNNNNNNNNNNNNNNNNNNNNNNNNNNNNNNNNNNNNNNNNNNNNNNNNNNNNNNNNNNNNNNNNNNNNNNNNNNNNNNNNNNNNNNNNNNNNNNNNNNNNNNNNNNNNNNNNNNNNNNNNNNNNNNNNNNNNNNNNNNNNNNNNNNNNNNNNNNNNNNNNNNNNNNNNNNNNNNNNNNNNNNNNNNNNNNNNNNNNNNNNNNNNNNNNNNNNNNNNNNNNNNNNNNNNNNNNNNNNNNNNNNNNNNNNNNNNNNNNNNNNNNCCACCCCCCCCACCCTCCCTCCCAAAATTACCAAACACAAGTAGCATAATGCGTTCATAAATTTTATGATAGGCATTTGAATACAAGAAGTTGTTGCTGGATTACAATCGAGAGGTTCGGAAGGCGACTCATGAAACCATGACTAATCTTTTCAATGTTGTTGGGTTTGCATCTTATCTTTGCCTATTAGAACTGTTTGTAGCTTAACTGCTGTTTATATTTTAGATAAAAGGCaataattgtgtattttatAAGGTACTTGTTTTCTTGAACTTATGCAATGCCTGTCTTTTCTGAAATTATGCTACTTAGAGTTATCTGGTTTCTGGTTATCTCTAGCTTCCTTTTGTTTGGTCTTGTGCACCATAGGTCTGAAACTGCTACTTTTCTGGTTATCTCTAGCTTCCAGTCCTTCTTTTCCCTCTTGTTTCTTATCAACAATACTTTTGGTGTTTTGAATGCTTATTGATATATCATGTTAGTATGCTGCCTTTTTTTTGGTGAATAGGTTTTTCTAAATGTTTAGAGAACCAATAGTGCCATGGCTCAAACCTTTGGTTAGTTCTTCTTTAGGAGGTAGTAATTTGCTATTGGTTTCTCAATCAAAGGCTCATAGAATAATCAAATCTAATTGCTTCAATACTGAGAAACCTCTCTTTTTCCCCTGAAATGGAATAAAATTGTCAGATTGTGGCAGGACTGGAAGACATCTGATTCTCACTGGAGTTTCCATTACATGGCCTTTCTTTTAGTTTTAGGATCTCATGATTTTTGTAGCTGACATCCTTGCCATAGTTTCAGACATTCAGTTGTGCTTTGAATTTGTTATCAATGTGTATCATTCTGTAGCTAGTTCTCTGGGACTTCCAATCTTtgtctttttttgaaaattttcaaatacttTAATGTACTCTATACTTCTATCAAATGTTGGATAAGCTTGCTTTGAGAATGctttgaatttattttgtattcCCCATTCTTCTACAACTTCAGAAGAGACTTGGCTCCACACTTGAAGTCTTTGATGGGACCATGGTGGCTTTCTCAATTTGATTCAGCCATTGAAGTTTCTCAAGCAGCAAAACGCTCATTTCAGGTCTTCTATAGATAGGAGTTTTACTGTTGGAAGTGATTATTATTGCTTAATCCATCTAAAAAACTTTAGAAAATGATAAAACTAAAGGGACAGGAGATAACTAACATACCACTCATAGTGTAGTACAAACTAAAATCTGCATTCACTTCCTATTGCATTGTATCCCTTGTCTGCTTTGTGTGGTTGATTTTACTTTGATGAATATGGAACAGGCAGCTTTCCCAACACATGAAAAGAGACaagatgttttgattttatgcATATCTGAGATATTTATTTACATAGAAGAGAATCTGAAGCTTACTCCTCAGAGTATGTCCGATAAAATGACAGCACAAGATGAATTGGAAGAGATGCACCGGCAGGTAATATTCATTGGGGTGTGTTTGTGTTTATAAATATAAGTTCATTATGATTTTCCATACGAAGGGGAATAGAAATTTCAATTACCTGTATATGCCAGCCGACTGTATGCATGTTGTCATAGAGTATCATTTCTATCTAGGGTGTGAGTTTCACACTTTTGTTTTCCTCTAGGTTTGATTTACTTATGACCACAATTCTGTTCTGTTTCATGATATTTGCTCGGTGTCATTTATTCTCATTTTCGCTTTTAACTTCACTCCAGGTAATTTCTTCATCACTGTTGGCACTGGCTACCATTCTTGATATTGTGGTCAGCATGCTGTCTGAAAGGCCTGTTTCAGAAGCTGAGTCAAAACGAGTAATGAAAGCCAGGGGAATAGCTATCTCTTATGCTGAAAAGTTGTTCTCCGCTCAAAAGTATTTTCTAGAGTTCTTTAAGTCTCAAAGCCCTGCAATTAGATCAGCTGTGTATTCAGTGATAAGAAGCTACATAAAAAATGTTCCTAGTGTTATTAATGAAACAAACATTAAAAACCTTGCACCTGTGATACTGGGTGCTTTCCAGGAAAAGGAACCTTTGTGTCATTCATCAATGTGGGAGATGATTTTACTGTTTTCTAAGACATTTCCCAACAGTTGGACAAATCTTAATGtccaaaaaaatgttttaaaccGGTTCTGGCAGTTTCTAAAGAGTGGTTGTTTTGGATCCCAACAAGCATCTTACCCTGCTCTTATTCTATTTTTAGATGTTATACCTCCTAAAGCTGTTGTAGGGCAGAAATTTCTACTTGAGTTTTTTCAAAATCTTTGGGCAGGAAAAAGTTTTTGTCATTCAAGTATAGATCGTCAAGCTTTGTTTCATGCCATAAGAGAGTGTCTCCTTTGGGTCTTCAGAAATGCTTCAAGGTAGAACCTTCTCAATGTTCCTTCGGATTCATGGCATCTTTCCATCTTCTATCCTCTACAACATGCATTATATACTGTAGCAATCTAAGCTGAATTCTCTTGCATTTCCCCTCTGCTTGAATGTCTTTTCTTTCATCTGATTTCTGTTATGTTCTTGACACCAGATATTGTGATAAAGAGGGTGCCATAAGTAATTTCCATGGCAGTCTAACTGATCAGATCCTTCTTAAGCTCCTTTGGCATGATTACCTGCTTTTTGAGAACTCAAAGGATAAAGATGAATCTTCCTCGGATTCATCTTTTAACCAGGGATCAACACTAGTTCTTAACACCAACAGTTCAGTAGGCTATTTGCAGGATCTTGGGAATTGCATTATTGAAATTCTGTCAGGGATCAATTCCCTTGAACATAATATGCTCTTGCTTTTCTCTTCTGCATTTCAAGAGACCTGCCTGGGTATATTTCAGTTACCAGAGAGCTCTATTAAGGATGTAGAGCAGATAAAAAGAGTGACTGAGTTCTTGTTATTACTGGACCAGCAAGTAGTGCGGAAGGGTGAAAGTTGGCCTTTTTCTGATTTGGTGGGACCAACTTTGGTGAAGTGTTTCCCTTTGATAAAGAAACATGTAAGTTGTTCACTTGTTCCctctgaaaagaaaaaaaagaaactaaaagaGAACTTTTATTTTTACCATTATTTCTTGCTATGAAAGCTTACAGTTTATCTCATCAtcctattcttttatttttatgttgtgGCCTTTAGGATTCCCCATATGCAGTTAGATTCATGGTGGCTAGTGTCTATATATTTGGTCCACACAAGATAGTTGAAGAACTTTTGTGTACAAAGCTGGGAAAGGAAGAGTTTTTGCATGCTTTCAATGAAACTTTTATTCCTTGGTGCTTACTAGATCACAGTCCTTCTATTGGCTCTAGACTGGATCTCATTCTTGCATTACTTGATGACCAATGCTTCTCAGAACAATGGGATAGTATTATTGTTCATGCAACAAATCTAGAACAACTTAAAAACACAGATAAAAATTTGGACTTTGACAACATATCTGTGTTAGCTATGCTTTTGGAGAAAGCAAGAGAGAGAATTCAAAGTATCTGCTATCAGCAAGGCCTGAGTGCAGCACATTGGCATCATAAACTTTTGGATTCTACTGCAATTGCAGTTGCCCGTGAGTTTCCTTCTTTTGGAGCTGGTAGTGCTCGTTTTGTGTGGTAGGTGACTAGAACTAATCTTTAATTGCTTCTATAGATTTATGCTCTCTGCAGCAAGAGTCTACAATTAAATTTGATGTGCACAGTTGCTGGTACTTTGAATATtgacctttattattattattattattattattgttgttgttgttgttgttgttattattatttattgtagtAAAAGTAAGTTTGCAGCTCTTTCCCTTATTATAGTGTTATTATTTGTTTAGTGGTATACTGCAAactgtttttccttgtgtttcTCATTCTTTATCTTCTCTTCACAGTGCTGCTCTTGGTGGGTTGGTAGGAGATGGTGGAACTTCCTTCCTGTCCAGGGATGCAactattataatatttgagGAAATTCTTAGAAAGTTGATGATTTTCGTGAAAGATTCTTCCTTTACATGGGTTAAAGATGCATATTCCTTGATAACCATCAAACAAAATGAGTCTGAGATGGGATTTGAATCTTCTATGAATGTGCTTGATATGGCTCATTTTGCACTAGAAGTACTTGATGTCAGTTTCTTTTGGTTGAAGCTTTTAGCTGATGAGGGTTGGTTAGTTTCAGGAATATTATCTGCAGTTTTTGTGATTGATTGGGAATGTAGCTTGGTAACTGTGTGCCATGATGAATTTGGTGAagataataaacaaaatatcaAAACAAGGTTGAGTTCCTGCAAATCTGTGAATGTTACCCGCAGCCATATTGACTGCCAATTCTTGAGGAGCCTTGGCACGAGTATCCAGAATAATCTTGAAAACATTTTGATTCAGTCTGTAAGGAATGCTGTCCTTAAGGAAGATAACTTAGACCTGGAGAAAATCACATCTCTATGCTGCAATTGGATTGGTGAACTTCTTGAATGTCTATGTCAAGAGCAATCTGAGGAACAGAAGTTGTTTGACAAGCTTCTACTCCAGAGTGATTCATGGCCTAAATGGGTTCTGCCAAATTTTAACTCAGGAGAAAGAACAGCCTGTTTGAAATGTGAAAATGTTTCTTTTAATGTAAGTTAGATTTTCTTACAGTAATATTTGTTGCAACATGCTTTTGGAATGATTACAAGATTTAATTGTTTCTTTAATGTTTCATGATAATCTATGGTAGCCATATCTTGATTGCAGGATAATAGCATCACTTTGCCTGTTACACTTGTCAATGTTGCATCTTTATGGCATTTTGCAGTTTTCGGGCACATTTTCACAAATTTACATAGCTATGTGGATTTTATGCTATTAAAACTTGTCATAAGTGCAAAATGTTAAAGCTCAAGCATGCAATTTCATACTTTTTGCAGGCACAGGCCTCTGAAGACCACAGGCTTGTTTCATTAATTGACAAGCTTGTATCGAAATTTGGCTTTCACAGATTTATTGGGGGTTCTGTCCTTCCTTCATGTTCAACAGAGTTGGCTCACACTGAGCTGACCACCACTGATTCTCATTATTCACGTGCCTGGCTGGCTGCAGAGTTATTATGCACATGGAACTGGCCTAGCGGCAGTGCTTTGAGTTCTTTCTTACCTTCCTTAATTACTTATGTGAAGAGTGAGAGTTACTCTCCTGAAGATGGCTTGTTAGATTCCATTGTCACAATCCTTCTTGATGGTGCACTTGTCCGTGGAGGAAGTTGTGGGCCAAGTCTATGTATCTTATGGCCTATTACACTTGATGAGGTGGACAGTCTTGCAGAACCATTCTTGAGAGCTCATGTGTCTTTACTGCTTActctttttgaagaaaatatatggGAGAAGGACAAAGCTATCTTTTACTTTAAACTGCTTTTAACTAAACTGTATATTGGTGAAACAATAAATGCAAATTGCTTGAAGATACTTCCATCAATTGTTGACGTCCTCATTAGGCCCttgagtattatatttgagcaagATGATGTAATAAAGCAGCCTGATTCTTCTAAGGGCAGTGAAGTGCAAGAGGTGTTGATGGACTGGCTCAAGCGAACTCTATTGTTTCCACCATTAAATGTATGGCTAACAGGAGAAGGTATATTACTAATACTATCTTGACTTTAGTGGTTGCAAATTTCATATATTAGTAATTAGGCAATAATATAAACATTCTTTGACCATGACTGAGCTTTTCAAATTTAGGAATTTGGCTTCATGTATACAATAGTTATagatatattaatttacatgtGAAAAACTACATTCCCAATTTGTGCTATTTTGTCTTTATGGTATGTCCTCTTTTCAGGGAGCCAGTAATTCCTTGCTTATTAAAAGGCTTATGGCAGTTTTACGCCTCCAAtgacattttcttaa contains these protein-coding regions:
- the LOC116017382 gene encoding E3 ubiquitin-protein ligase listerin produces the protein MGRPKGDGARSKSRPSSSSLAASLLPQGATTVGFGGFVGSSRVESSLPSEDAAPFLDVDSEVAQHLKRLARKDPTTKLKALTSLSQLFKQKTAKEIVPIIPQWAFEYKKLLLDYNREVRKATHETMTNLFNVVGRDLAPHLKSLMGPWWLSQFDSAIEVSQAAKRSFQAAFPTHEKRQDVLILCISEIFIYIEENLKLTPQSMSDKMTAQDELEEMHRQVISSSLLALATILDIVVSMLSERPVSEAESKRVMKARGIAISYAEKLFSAQKYFLEFFKSQSPAIRSAVYSVIRSYIKNVPSVINETNIKNLAPVILGAFQEKEPLCHSSMWEMILLFSKTFPNSWTNLNVQKNVLNRFWQFLKSGCFGSQQASYPALILFLDVIPPKAVVGQKFLLEFFQNLWAGKSFCHSSIDRQALFHAIRECLLWVFRNASRYCDKEGAISNFHGSLTDQILLKLLWHDYLLFENSKDKDESSSDSSFNQGSTLVLNTNSSVGYLQDLGNCIIEILSGINSLEHNMLLLFSSAFQETCLGIFQLPESSIKDVEQIKRVTEFLLLLDQQVVRKGESWPFSDLVGPTLVKCFPLIKKHDSPYAVRFMVASVYIFGPHKIVEELLCTKLGKEEFLHAFNETFIPWCLLDHSPSIGSRLDLILALLDDQCFSEQWDSIIVHATNLEQLKNTDKNLDFDNISVLAMLLEKARERIQSICYQQGLSAAHWHHKLLDSTAIAVAREFPSFGAGSARFVCAALGGLVGDGGTSFLSRDATIIIFEEILRKLMIFVKDSSFTWVKDAYSLITIKQNESEMGFESSMNVLDMAHFALEVLDVSFFWLKLLADEGWLVSGILSAVFVIDWECSLVTVCHDEFGEDNKQNIKTRLSSCKSVNVTRSHIDCQFLRSLGTSIQNNLENILIQSVRNAVLKEDNLDLEKITSLCCNWIGELLECLCQEQSEEQKLFDKLLLQSDSWPKWVLPNFNSGERTACLKCENVSFNAQASEDHRLVSLIDKLVSKFGFHRFIGGSVLPSCSTELAHTELTTTDSHYSRAWLAAELLCTWNWPSGSALSSFLPSLITYVKSESYSPEDGLLDSIVTILLDGALVRGGSCGPSLCILWPITLDEVDSLAEPFLRAHVSLLLTLFEENIWEKDKAIFYFKLLLTKLYIGETINANCLKILPSIVDVLIRPLSIIFEQDDVIKQPDSSKGSEVQEVLMDWLKRTLLFPPLNVWLTGEDMEDWFHLVMSCYPIRGVRGEKRLSTERRVSSEEKMLLIELYRKQRLNSGASSSVNKLPVVQILLSKLVLVSVAYCWQEFDEEDWDFALYHLRRWIELAVVMMEEVAENVNDAIAHTSSSSNLEMTLEMLESTVSVRDPIPLKLARNALVGFSLFCEVIELQKKEHEENSHSLIDKWEIVVDRILEGILRLFFSTAAAEAIASSYCAEAYSIITSSRLYHSKFWDLVASHVVKSSSHVREKAVKSVEIWGLSKGPINSLFVLLFSPKPLPSLQFAAYVILSTEPVSHLAFGTLRKESSSDEDASNNQDYRSPEPFAEENIHLREEISSKLENFPTEVLEMDLLSSERINVFLAWSLLLSHLVSLPSSSPSREKIVQYIQDSASSTILDCLFQHIPLEFCAPSAVKKKDLELPASVSEAARAATRAITCSSALFALESLWPVGPEKIAMLAGAIFGLILQTLPAYVRGWFGDIRDRSTSSAVEFFTKSYCSPPLIANELSLIKKAKFVDENFSVSVSKSANEIVATYTKDETGMDLVIRLPASYPLRSVDVDCTRSLGISEVKKRKWLMSMMSFVRNQNGALAEAIQIWKSNFDKEFEGVEECPICYSVIHTSNHSLPRLACKTCKHKFHSACLYKWFSTSHKSTCPLCQSPF